A window of Costertonia aggregata contains these coding sequences:
- a CDS encoding 6-pyruvoyl trahydropterin synthase family protein: MKVKVSRKAHFNAAHRLYRPDWSFEKNDAVFGKCNNPKFHGHNYELIVSVTGEIDPETGFVIDVKILKDLIKSEVEDCMDHKNLNEEVPEFKNLNPTAENIAVVIFNKLRPHINADNELEVTLYETPRNFVTFSG; the protein is encoded by the coding sequence ATGAAAGTAAAAGTTAGTAGAAAGGCACATTTCAATGCGGCTCATCGCTTATATAGACCAGACTGGAGTTTTGAAAAAAACGATGCGGTTTTTGGAAAATGCAATAACCCAAAATTTCACGGGCACAATTATGAACTTATAGTGAGTGTCACTGGCGAAATAGACCCAGAAACAGGTTTTGTGATAGATGTTAAAATTTTGAAAGACCTTATCAAGAGTGAGGTCGAAGATTGCATGGACCATAAAAACTTAAATGAAGAGGTCCCTGAGTTCAAAAACTTGAACCCTACTGCGGAAAATATTGCCGTGGTTATTTTCAATAAACTACGACCGCATATCAATGCCGACAATGAGTTGGAAGTTACACTTTATGAAACGCCAAGAAACTTTGTTACTTTTTCAGGATAA
- the idi gene encoding isopentenyl-diphosphate Delta-isomerase — protein MKEENVILVNEADEQIGTMPKMEAHEKALLHRAFSVFIMNDKGETMLQQRAAHKYHSPLLWTNTCCSHQRVGETNIQAGKRRLQEEMGFMAELEEVISFIYKAPFDNGLTEHELDHVMIGKYNDAPKINPDEVADWKWMRPEAVKEDIYRSPEKYTEWFKIIFDKFYSHLIENR, from the coding sequence ATGAAAGAAGAAAATGTAATATTGGTCAACGAGGCCGATGAGCAAATTGGTACCATGCCAAAAATGGAAGCTCATGAGAAAGCACTCCTCCATAGGGCTTTTTCTGTTTTTATAATGAACGATAAGGGCGAGACTATGCTACAACAACGTGCCGCACATAAGTACCATTCCCCGCTTTTATGGACCAATACATGTTGTAGCCACCAACGTGTGGGCGAAACCAATATACAAGCAGGAAAAAGAAGGTTGCAAGAGGAAATGGGTTTTATGGCCGAATTGGAGGAAGTAATATCGTTCATATACAAAGCTCCTTTTGATAATGGGCTTACGGAACATGAATTGGATCATGTTATGATAGGAAAATACAACGATGCTCCAAAAATCAATCCTGATGAAGTCGCGGATTGGAAATGGATGAGACCAGAAGCGGTAAAAGAGGACATTTATAGGTCGCCCGAAAAATATACGGAATGGTTCAAGATTATTTTTGACAAATTCTATTCACATCTAATCGAAAATCGTTAA
- a CDS encoding PorP/SprF family type IX secretion system membrane protein, which produces MVSNSLNAQQDAQYTQYMYNTVSVNPGYAGSRGHMSVAALHRSQWVGLEGAPVTQTLNVHSPVGYRGVGLGFSIVNDKIGPTSETNFDLDFSYTIWTSTKSKLSFGLKGSINLLDVRFSELNQFTSDPTLETDIDNRLSPNVGAGIYYHTDKFYAGVSVPRFLETSHFDESSLSTAKEQMNFYLITGYVWDLNPSLKFKPTLLTKAVKGAPLQVDVSANFMLNEKLILGGAYRWDAALSGMVGFNISDGFLLGLAYDREITELGSAAFNDGSFEVILRYDFISTKGNLKSPRFF; this is translated from the coding sequence ATGGTATCAAATTCCTTGAACGCCCAGCAAGATGCACAGTACACGCAATACATGTACAATACAGTGAGCGTAAACCCCGGTTATGCTGGTTCTCGCGGGCATATGAGCGTTGCGGCCCTACATAGATCGCAATGGGTCGGCCTAGAAGGTGCTCCGGTAACCCAAACACTAAATGTACATTCCCCAGTAGGGTATAGGGGTGTGGGACTGGGTTTTTCTATTGTAAACGATAAAATTGGGCCCACATCCGAAACAAACTTTGACCTAGATTTTTCTTATACTATTTGGACATCGACCAAAAGTAAACTCAGTTTTGGGTTAAAAGGAAGTATAAACCTTTTGGATGTTCGGTTTTCAGAATTGAACCAATTTACTTCGGACCCAACATTAGAGACTGATATTGACAATAGACTCTCACCTAATGTAGGTGCAGGGATATATTATCATACCGATAAATTCTATGCCGGGGTATCTGTACCTAGATTTTTGGAAACCTCTCATTTTGACGAATCGTCACTCTCTACCGCTAAGGAACAAATGAACTTTTATTTGATAACGGGTTATGTGTGGGATTTGAATCCTTCTTTAAAATTCAAACCTACTTTATTGACCAAAGCAGTCAAAGGAGCGCCTTTACAGGTTGATGTTTCCGCTAATTTTATGTTGAACGAAAAATTGATACTCGGAGGAGCATATCGCTGGGATGCCGCTTTGAGCGGTATGGTAGGGTTCAATATTTCAGACGGATTTTTGCTGGGTCTAGCCTATGACCGCGAGATTACCGAACTTGGTAGTGCCGCTTTCAATGATGGTTCTTTCGAGGTAATTCTACGGTATGACTTCATTAGCACAAAAGGTAACCTTAAATCTCCGAGATTCTTCTAA
- a CDS encoding T9SS type B sorting domain-containing protein: MKSFKLHQLLLLVSVFTLLSNVSVNAQFLLQAPNSSDENNYRWYEASDTSTVLGTDFFYETSTPGVYFAVYDGTLCGTNATSYFILTDCTAPDNEVTLDISASVTDPTTVTWSPLVGGDQVRPTVIATQSVVRYTASITKAGNTSNLPSFTVVCLQQAATLVNDLATVDEDDSIIIDIYANDTGLPIIGDLTTSDPANGSVDIDTNGTPNNPVDDIVTYTPNPDYNGTDSFTYTVCNSFGDCSTAAVTIDVVPILDTNDDSTATQENTPVAIAWRTNDNDLPSVGTFVATNPSNGTLNINNNGTANNPSDDDVEYVPNTGFTGTDSFDYTVCDTSGNCDTSTITIVVSDAIDLDSDNDGILDSFEDLNLDGDNDPSTDVTDSDTDGIPDYLDIDSDDDGIPDNVEAQTTIDYLPPSGTDLNSNGLDDAYENNGNIGLIPIDTDLDGIPDYVDEDSDNDNVPDNIEAHDNDHDGIADVTFTGSDKDNDGLDDGYEGDLQIDDDINDEINNPFNDLPNNDGDDESDYRDTDDDDDGIATIDEDSNNDGNYANDDADGNGIPNYLESDLVASEETIEVFNVITPNGDGIHDVLTIGGLENYPDNTLKIYNRWGVLVYVTKAYNTQGNVFDGTSNGRVTVAKDNKLPVGTYFYILDYKDETNNAKMLSGYIYINR; the protein is encoded by the coding sequence TTGAAATCGTTTAAACTACATCAATTACTGCTTTTGGTCTCTGTATTTACACTGTTGAGCAATGTAAGTGTCAATGCACAGTTTTTACTACAGGCTCCAAATAGTAGTGACGAAAATAATTATCGTTGGTATGAAGCTTCAGATACTTCAACGGTATTAGGTACCGATTTCTTTTACGAAACAAGTACTCCAGGCGTATATTTTGCAGTTTACGATGGTACTTTATGTGGTACAAATGCAACAAGCTACTTTATTTTAACAGATTGTACCGCTCCTGACAATGAAGTTACCTTAGATATTTCGGCCAGTGTTACCGACCCCACAACGGTTACTTGGAGTCCATTGGTTGGTGGGGACCAAGTAAGGCCAACCGTCATTGCTACCCAGAGCGTTGTTCGTTATACAGCATCTATCACTAAAGCGGGAAACACCAGTAATTTACCAAGCTTTACTGTAGTTTGTTTACAACAAGCTGCAACTTTGGTAAATGATTTGGCGACCGTTGATGAAGATGATTCCATTATCATCGATATATATGCAAACGATACGGGTTTACCAATTATAGGGGATTTGACTACCTCCGATCCTGCAAATGGCTCTGTTGATATTGATACTAATGGTACTCCGAACAATCCTGTCGACGACATAGTAACTTATACTCCAAACCCTGATTATAATGGGACGGACTCATTCACATATACAGTCTGTAATTCTTTTGGAGATTGCAGCACGGCAGCCGTTACTATAGATGTTGTTCCAATTCTTGATACCAATGACGATTCTACCGCCACGCAAGAAAATACTCCGGTCGCCATAGCTTGGCGTACCAATGACAACGATTTGCCCAGTGTTGGAACTTTCGTAGCGACTAATCCGTCAAACGGAACATTGAACATTAATAATAACGGTACGGCAAATAATCCATCAGATGATGATGTTGAATATGTTCCAAATACAGGTTTTACTGGGACAGATTCTTTTGATTATACTGTATGTGACACTTCGGGCAATTGTGATACATCAACCATTACCATTGTTGTGTCCGATGCTATTGATCTGGATAGTGACAATGATGGTATTTTGGACAGTTTTGAAGATTTGAATCTAGATGGTGATAATGACCCATCAACCGATGTCACCGATTCTGATACTGATGGAATTCCGGATTATCTGGATATAGATAGTGATGATGATGGTATTCCCGATAACGTTGAAGCGCAAACTACAATAGACTATTTACCTCCAAGTGGAACGGATTTAAATAGTAACGGCCTTGATGATGCTTATGAAAACAACGGAAACATTGGTTTGATTCCTATCGACACCGATTTGGATGGTATTCCCGACTATGTTGACGAAGATAGTGACAACGACAATGTACCGGACAATATCGAGGCACACGATAATGACCATGATGGTATTGCCGATGTAACCTTTACCGGTTCGGATAAGGACAACGATGGTCTTGATGATGGTTATGAGGGAGATTTACAAATTGATGATGACATAAACGACGAAATCAATAATCCTTTCAATGATCTACCAAACAATGATGGTGATGATGAATCGGATTATAGGGATACTGATGACGATGACGATGGTATCGCTACAATTGATGAAGATTCAAATAATGATGGCAATTATGCCAATGATGATGCTGATGGAAATGGTATACCAAATTACTTGGAATCTGACTTAGTCGCTTCTGAGGAAACCATAGAAGTATTTAATGTGATAACACCCAATGGTGACGGTATACATGATGTTTTAACTATTGGCGGATTGGAAAATTACCCAGACAATACTTTGAAAATTTATAATAGGTGGGGTGTATTGGTATATGTTACCAAAGCCTACAATACCCAAGGCAATGTTTTTGATGGTACTTCAAACGGTAGGGTTACCGTAGCAAAGGACAATAAATTACCTGTTGGTACGTATTTCTATATACTGGATTACAAAGATGAAACAAACAATGCCAAGATGCTTTCGGGCTACATTTATATAAACAGATAA